The DNA region AAACCTCCATTGTTTTCTTCGCAACACTATCCCAAGATAATTCTTCTGCCTTGGCCTTCACGTTCTCCTCCATCGTCGCTCTCACATCCAAATTGCAACTTCGCTGATCACATTTACCTCACATTATCTGAGAAAGGTATTGCTGCCAATTTATCTCGGAGTAATTTGTCACAAATTCCGTTCGACAGTTTTTGGATAAAACTTCATTATTATCACATATATATTCAATTCCACCAACCCATGATTCCACCGGAGCGTGAAGATCAACTAGGTAACCGGTCTTTAAATGATGAATCGATTCCCTCAATCCATCAATATCTGAAGATAGGACCGGAGTACCACACATATATGATGTCAGCACTACAGAACTCTGTCTTGCTGTTTTGTAGGGGGTAATTGTCATCAGGCTTTGATGCAATAACTTCGCCATTTCCGGATCAGATATCTGGTCTTTATGATATAGTGTTAAATTAGGGATATCACAAAAATGGTCTTCAAGTGGATATCGAGAGATCAAGAGGTACTGTAATGGGAGAGCGTGATTATTTGAGTACTCCACAATTTTTAAAAATATTTCTGGACCCTTTGCGGGTATTGGAGGGCCGATAAATGTTATATATCGCCGACTTTCGGGCGGAACATTATCTTTACCGAGATCTTCATACATCAGGGGAACTTTTATCAATTTTCCAGAGTAGTTTGGGTACCGCCTTTTAAAGAGATTGGCTGCGATGTTAGAAGATACCACAGCGACATCTGTTAAATTTAATAATTTCCCCTGGAGGTACTCGAATATATTTAAGAAATACTTATAAATACCCCCGTAAACAGATTTATTCTCCACAAATGGTTCGTGAATATGCTGAATAAATGTTATATCGTGCGCTTTCGCGAACTTAGCGATACGATAATTTAATGGATGGATGTTATGCATGTATATCGCGTCAGGCCTCTCGTGATTGATAAATTCATCAATCGCCTGTAAAAGCCGATAGTCGATCCCCTCAATTAGAGATGTAAATACGCTTTCACTATTACCGAAAAAGACAGATTTTTCCTTAATATCCTCATCTAACATCCAGAGATACTTGCGGCTGAATAAATATTTCACAGAATGACCAGACATCTCAGCTTGTTTGCCGAACGCGCAGCAATGAGATTTAAAAATGGGGCTATACTGCAAACTCCCAACCAGTATTTTCACTAGATACTCCTCCTTGACCAAGAAGCGTCGAAGGCGTAGTAGGCACGTTGGTGGTCGATCTCTTGCATAACGATGGAACCAGCCCTGCCAGAGAAGAACGTTAAGAGAAGGTTATTCTTCTCATCGAAACCTATTATCAGATCTTGAAATTTCGTTGACTTTGAGATGACCTCTCCCTCTGTCGCCCGAGGTGTGGGCTCTCTCGTAGGAGCAATTCCACTTACAACCCCCTCACCTTTAAAATTACCACCCATGGTGCCCGACCCCCGGCGCATCCTCGCTCCTCGAGGGAATCGGCCTCCTCGCGAGGCCCTCACCCCCGGCAAGGGTGCAGAAGATCTCTTCATACAGGGCGACGTTCTTCTCCAGGTACCGCCTGCCGTTGTTGCTCGCCGTCGCATCAGGGTTGGAGCGTCCTCTTGTATCGCCGCGGCGACAGAACCATTTTTAATTAAGGCAGCCCCTGCATTGTGTCCATCATGGATACCGAGAATAATAACGTCTTTCTTCATTGTTTTACTCCATCGGGTTCGCATGCTCTTTGCTTACGATTTCTATAGATCGAAACATCGTCTGCGGTATTAATACTCGGCTTTGCTGGTAAATTTTTGATATTGCCAAGTTCTCTGGTGACCAACTCAGCACGATTATGGTATGTGTGCTCCCTTAATATTCGCTCCCGGGCATTCTCCCCAAACGTTTGACGCTCTTCATCGGAGGCAAGGAGCCACTGGTATGTCTCAATAGCCTCATCCTCACTTTCCACAACAATGATGTCCTTCCCAACCTCAAACCACTCCTCAATCCCGTTATACGGCTGCGAGACAATGCACGCCCCGTACGCCGCCAGTTCAAACGGCCGTGCTGTCGCCGACGCATAGACGTTCGTGTGCGACCACCTGGTGATGTTCAGGCAGATCTTGCTCCGGCAACAGAACTTTCGGAAGGCACTGTATGATAGGTCACCTATTAGTTTGGCGTTGCCAAGAGAGATCCCGAAACCCCCGCCCCCAACAGTGAAGTTTACATCGGGCAGCTCCATTGAAGGATCGGCGATCATCTTCGTCATCCATTCTTCCCGGAATTCACTGCCATAACCGAAGAATGAGATGTCGATGTCCTTCTCAACGTTGACAGGATTGAAGAGATCGGGATCGGCTGCATAGTAAAGCGGGTGGACATTCTTAGCACCCATCTCCTCGAGGTCTGGAATGACGCCCTTAGAGTTTGTGAAGAATGCATCGAACTCCGAGAGATCAGCGTCGACGTAATAGTTGAACTTAAACCCTCTGCTGGTTGCGTACCTCGGAAGGATCGTGGGCATGTCGCCGTCGTAGTATGCGACAGGGATGCTGAACTCCTCCCTGACCCTGGTTGGAATGCCCTTGATGTGGTTGATCGGGACGCCCATGATGAAGACCGCGTCGATATCCTTCTCGCCGGAGAGGATCTCGATGATATGCTTCTCCCATCTCCTCCGTACATGCTGCTCTGCAAGCAGGTTCAGGATGGGGTTGGGTCTTTCGTTGTAACTGGAGAGGTTTCCACACCGCTTCTTGTGGTCGAGGAAACGGTTGTAGAGTTTGCTCTCAGTGCTGCAGGGGTTAGGATACGTCCTCCACCAGGGGGAGTCGACCGGGTCACCAAGGTAGGGTACGGCGACGACTTCGTTCCCGATTTCGTGGAGAGCTTTCATGAGTTGCCACCAGGATGGGGTGCACCCGAGTTTGTACTTCAGGTCAAGTGTCGAGCAGATGACAAGGATTTTCACGTGCGCCCCTCCCTGCCTGCCCTTTTGTACCACTCAACCGTTTCTTTCAATCCGTCCTCAAACTTTGTTCTCGCCCGGAACCCGAACTCCCGCTCCGCGCGCGATACATCCAGGCACCGCCGGGGCTGGCCATCGGGCTTGGTCGTGTCCCAGACGATCTCCCCGGTAAACCCGGTGATGTCGGCGATGAGTGTCGCGAGATCACGGATGGTGATCTCAAAACCCGCCCCGAGGTTCACCGGGTCGGGTTTGTCGTAGCGCTCGGCAGCAAGCGCGATCCCCTCCGCAGCATCATCGACGTAGAGAAACTCCCGGGATGCCGCCCCGGTGCCCCAGACCTCAACGCTCTTTGCACCGCTCTCCACCGCCTCAACAAACTTCTTGATGAGAGCCGGGATGACATGCGAACTTGCGGGATCAAAGTTATCCCCCGGACCGTAGAGGTTCACCGGGAGAAGGTAGATCGCGTTAAACCCATACTGCTGCCGGTAGGCCTGGGCCTGGACAAGGAGCATCTTTTTTGCAAGGCCGTAAGGCGCGTTGGTCTCCTCAGGATACCCCTCCCAGAGATTCTCTTCCCGGAACGGAACCGGCGTGAACTTCGGGTAGGCACAGATCGTCCCGATAGCAACGAACTTCCCCACACCCGCCTGCCGTGCAGCCTCCATCAACTGGATCCCCATAACCGCGTTGTCATAGAAGAGGGAGCCCGGGTTGGCCATGTTGCAGCCGATGCCGCCGACCTTTGCCGCAAGGTGGATGACAACGTCTATACCATCGACCGCGGCAACACAGTTCTCCCATCGCCGCAGGTCAAGGTCACGGCTCCGGGGTATCCTCATACTCTCCCGCGGGAGTCCATGCTCTTCAAGCGTCCTCACCAGAGAGGAGCCCAGGAACCCGGCCCCTCCTGTGATAAGGACGTTCTTTCCATCCCAGAACAATCATACCATCTCCCGGAGTATATCAATACACTCTTTTGTGCCGTCTCTCTTGAAGAGATCATCGATCCTATCAAAATTCTCCCGAAGGCCGGTCAGGCTGTCGAGGTCGCCCACCCACGAACCGTCAAGAACGGCTGCCGCCGGAATCTCTCTCCCGATCCCCATCCTTTCAATCCCGCTGATGAGGTGGTCGTCCTCGGCAAACCCCTCCCTGCGGAAGAGGGCCATGGGGACGCCGGCCCGGATCGCTTCCGAGATGCTGCTGTAGCCGGGCTTGGAGACCACAAGATCGCAGGCAGCGATCCAATCCTGGGTCTCGGTCTCATCCGGCGGGATACTTATCGTACCCGGGATCTCTGTCCACGAGGGGACGAGGCAGGTGCACCCCCTGATGGCCGCAGGCTCTGGCGGTCTAAGGTAGACGAGCGGCCGAGCCCGGGGAAGCCCCCGGAGATCCTCGCGGCCCCGGGTCACCCGCCGTGCCACAAGCCCCACCTCCCGCCGGTTGGAAAAGACCTCCATCGGCTCGTGGAGCGGGAGGATGAGAGCACCATCGGCCGCCCGGTAGGCCTCGGCAATCCGGTCGGTCTCTTCGGTCTTCCCGAAGAGATGAGTGTAGATCAGGTGCCAGGTGAAGTTTGAGATGCCAAACGAGGGTATCCCGAGTTCTTCTGCGGCGAGAAACGGTTGCGGGGCGATGTCGGAGAGGACAAGGTCGATCTGATGGTCATGGAGGAAAGATCTCTCGGTGGCGATGTAGTCATCCCAGGACGCAACCCAGCGCTCGACCGCTGCACGTGTTTTCTCCCCCTCGACGGCAGCCCCCTCCATCACCACACCGGGGTCATTTTGACCCCATCTGACCTCGACCCCTGGGAGCGACCGGGCCATGAACTCTGCAGGCGAACCTGTCCTGATGGTGACCTCGGCAGAGAGGGCTTCCTGCAGTTCCCGGGTGAGAGCGATCGCCCTGGCCGCGTGGCCGTAACCAAAGTCGCTGACGTAGAAACAGATCCGCGGATGTCTCAATCTATCGTCCACCACCGTTCCGGGTAAAGCCGGGCAAGGATCTCGTCCCCATCGCCGATGGGTTCAAGCCCTGCATCCCTCAGGTCCGCGTCAACCATGATCCTGGTCAGGTCAGAAAACGTCACCCGTGGTTTCCAGCCAAGTTTCTCTCTGGCCTTTCTGGCATCCGCGATGAGGTTTTCAACCTCGGTCGGCCGGAAGTAGCGTGGGTCGATCCTTACATGGTCTTCCCAGTCCAGGCCTGCGTATGAGAAGGCGGTCTCGAGGAATTCCCGGACCGAATGGCTCTCCCCCGTCCCGATGACGAAGTCTTCAGGCTCCTCCTGCTGAAGGATCCTCCACATGCACTCGACATACTCGGGTGCAAACCCCCAGTCTCGCCGGGCGTCCAGGTTCCCCATGTAGAGGTGCTTCTCCTTGCCGGCAAGGATCCTGGTGATCCCCCTTGTGATCTTACGCGTCACAAACGTCTCCCCCCGCCGTGGAGACTCGTGGTTGAAGAGGATGCCGTTGGCAGCAAAGATCCCGTATCCGTCACGGTAGTTTCGCGTCATCCAGTATGCGTAGACTTTTGCGCAGGCATAGGGGCTTCTCGGATAGAACGGGGTTGTCTCGTTCTGCGGAGGTGGTGTCGCCCCGAACATCTCGCTGCTTGAGGCCTGGTAAAACTTCGTCCCGTTCTCGCTTCTGCGGATCAGCTCAAGGAGACGTGTTGTTCCGAGGCCGGTAACATTGCCGGTGTATTCCGGGGTATCGAAACTGACCCGCACATGGCTCTGGGCACCGAGGTGATAGACCTCGTCGGGTTTGATGTTGTATATTATGTGCGAGATCTGTTCATCGTCAGAGAGATCACCGTAGTGGAGGAACAGCCGGGCGTCTGGATCGTGAGGGTCGGTATAGATATGGTCGATCCTGGAGGTATTGAAGGTGGATGCCCGCCTTATGACACCGTGCACCTCATAACCCTTGTGGAGGAGAAACTCGGCGAGATAGGAGCCGTCCTGACCGGTGATACCTGTAATAAGCGCTTTTTTCATCATTATTAATACCTGAAAGTTTTTTGAATCACTGTTTGTCGCCAAGCACAATCGCGATCATTCTCACACCCTCCCCGCAGGCTGGCTGGAGCCTCCCCGCTCACCCGCGCCTTCCCCTCCAGGGTTCGCAGCCCCTTTCTTCCCCTGCTCGATTATCTGCACAAGCGAGTAGAGGATCAGCCCTGACGTCACGAGCATCAACCCCAGGATCAGCGCGGCAAACCCCCCGGTGAATATGATGTAGTGGAACTGCCCGGTGCGGTAGTAGAGGGAGAAGGTGTAGATCTCGGCGCCGATGCCGAGCAGGGCAAACAGACCGCCCGGTATCCCGAAGAAGAGGAGGGGGCGGCGAAGGCTGATGACCCTGACAATGCTCATCAGGACTGAGACGCCGTGGGAGACCGGGTTCTCACTCGATGTCCCCTCGATGTCGTAGCGAACCCGGATCGGCACCTCGGCAATCTTCAGGCGGTTGTCACTTGCCTGGACCAGGATCTCAGAGCCAGCGCTCATTCCCTCGCCGTTAGGATGGATCACCTCGATCGCCCGGGGGCCGTAGGCCCGAAACCCGCTCTGGGAGTCGGTGATCGAGAGGCCTTTGCCGGCAAGGGTGGTGGCGACGTCGAGCACCTTCATCCCGACCTTCCGGTAGGCAGGCACCGCTTTGCCGTTGCCGTCCAGGAACCGTGAGCCGATCACCACATCCCTCCCCTCCCGCAGCGCGGCAAGCAGCCCCGGGATCTCGGCCGGGTCGTGCTGGCCGTCGGCATCGATGATGACCAGTTCCTCGACGCCGAGCCTCCTCGCGGTCGAAAAGATCGTCTGGAGCGCGCCCCCATAGCCGCGGTTGGTCTCGTGGCGGACGACGATAGCCCCGAGGGCCTCCGCGATCGCGGCCGTCTCGTCGGTCGAACCGTCGTCGACGACAAGGACGGCGTCGGCGTGCCGCCGGGCGCCAAGAACCGTCTTTGCGATTGCAGCCTCCTCGTTGTGGGCCGGCATCGCGACAAGCGTCCGGATGGAGCCGGGGTCGGGCAGGGGGGCGGCGGCAAATGAGGCGGGGGTGGGTGGAAGATGTGCGCTCATGGGGGCTCCTCCTCCGCGGCAGGGCCGCCCGCGGGATTGGAAATTGTCTGGAGTTCCGGGGACTGAGCAGGGAATCGGGTCATGGGGCACCTGGAGTTAAATCGCAAGCCGGAGGAGGCTCGCTGGTCAGGATATCTATTGGAGAAAATGTAGAAATATCTATCGATCTTAAGGCAGCGGAGGGCCGGGAGGATAGCGCGCGAATCGTCCGCGAGAGCGGCCAGCGGCTGGAGGAGGTCGGCGGAGGGTGCTGGAGGGATGGGGAGGGGTTTTTGGGAAGAGTGTATGGCGCGGTAGAAAAACGTTTTGATTGATATCGGGCTTAAAATGCCGGGATGGTAGAGATTCGGGGAGATGTCGGCGCGGTTTTGGGGGGGGTGCTGCAGGGAGGGGGAGGGGGTGATGGGGGGTGACTCGACGTAAACCGTTCCCGGTGACACGCCGGGACAGGGGAGACGGGGGTTGTCAACGAATACCGCTCAACCAGAGACGCCGGCGACAGGGGAGGGGGATGTTCCACCCCCCTCCCCGTCAGCCCCACCCTCAGGGGGTGATTCCCCATAGATACGGTGCCAGGGAGCAGACAACCTCTCTGCCGTCAACGTGATCGCCCTCATCGAAATCCCGTTCCCGTTCCCCGTGCACTGTATCCGGGCTATCGCCAATCACTGCCCGCCCCCTCTGGAGGGGGCGGGAGGAGGTGCGGAACGCGCCGGGAGGCGGGGGTGTCGATGGCGAGAGGTTTTCAGTGACACGCGAGTTACAGGGGCGGGGGTGCTCCGTAATATGACGAAATCGTCCTTGAGCCTTGAGATCACACCCCCCCTCACCTCACCCCCGCCTCCCTGTTCCAGTCCCTCACCAGCCGCGCATAACAACCCTCGCAGAGATTCGTCCGGGCCTCCGGAGAGCGGTAGACCGCCTTTGCCGCGCCGCAGAGATCGCAGCGGCCTATCTCAGCCTTCACACGCTCAAACCCCCGGTGGTCAAGGACGCCCGGGAGAGGCTGCACCACCCGCGGCTTCGCGGGTGCTCTCGCACGCCGGGCGCGAGAGAAGCAGGCGTAGCAGAGATACTCGTCGCTGTCGCGCCTCACCGAGGATGTCGGCCGGCCGCCGCAGACGTGGCAGGGCTCGTCCTTTGAGACCGGCAGAGCGATGTAGTCGGCGGGGTCGATCCCCCCTGCTGCTCTCCCATAACCCTCATGAGACGCGTAGAACCCTCCCCCCATACCGTCGGCGGCTTCAGCAAACCCGGCCAAATTAGAGCAGTCTTCAGCAGGTTTACAGCAACTGCTGTCAGTGAACAAACCCGGATCCTTATCCCCTTTCTCATTATCCTCATGAGACGCGTCTCTCTCTTCTTGAGTGACAGCATTCCCGGGCGCACACACCCCCTTCTCCCCGCTGCCCCCGCCCCCCTCGGGAGGTGCTGTGCGGATCTCGATCTGCTGAAAAGATGCCCCGTCCGGTGATGAGATCCCGTCACTCCGTGCGCCGTCGGCGAAACCGGAATCGCTCCCGCGGATCTCTCGTTGACAGCCGGTGCTGTCAGGCTGCTCAAAACTGCTGTCATTGCTGTCATCCAGCCAGACCGCCGCCCCGTGTGACCAGGCGCGGTAGACCTCCGGGTCAAACGTGAAGTGCTGCTCCCGGCGCCGGACGGTCTCGCCGTCCGGCATCGTCTCGCTCACGCTCGCATCATACAGGCTCACCGCCGGACACTTCGCGAGCAGCCCCGCGTAGACCGTCCCCCGGCTTGTATACCCGTGAAGGATCCGCCGCGTCTTCTGGTAGGGTAGCCCCATCGCCTCCTGGAGGCTGCGGACGGTGAAGACAGAGACGCCCATCCTGTCAACCGTCTCAAGCGCCGCGGCCTCGTTCCTGGTGAGTTTTGTCTCCTGGCCGCCGGCCGCGCCGCCGAGCGCCTCATACAGCCGCGCCGCCGCGGTGAAATCAGCCTCCGTCGCCACGACAGCGCCGTCCTCGTCGCGGCCGCGCTGCATGAAGAAGAGCCGGGCGTAGCACTTGATAAGGTCAAACAGCATCCCCGGGTTCCTCCGGTTCGCCGCCGACGAGAAAGACACCCGCTGCGCAAACGGGATCCGGACACCCAGAACCTCCTCGCCCAGCACCTCCCATACCGCCCTGCAGGTGAGGACGGCCGGGTCATCCTCCGCCGGCGGGCACCGCCCGGCCTCAACCGTCTTCATGTGCTCAAGCACCCGGCGGTCCTGGGCCGCCGAGTCGTCGATCCAGACGGTGAGCATCCGGTTCATAACCTGGTCATCCCCCGGGTCCTCCACCTTTGCAAGCCACCAGACGCACCTCTGCGGTATGGTGCAGACCTTAAACCGCCGTTCGGCCGTGAGCGTCCGGTGCTCGATAGGCTCGCGGAAGTTCGCTGTCGCCGACCTCAGTATCTCCTGGAGGTCGTCGGAGAGGGCGACGTCGTCAAAGAGGAGGACCGTCCCCGGGAGGAGGCCTTCGTCGTAGTAGAGCGCCCGGTCAGAGACGGTGCCCCTCATCTTTGAGCCCTCCGGGACGAGGTTCAGCATCGTTCGGCATGCGTGGCTCTTCCCCTTCCCGGAGTTCCCGGATATGGCGACGTGGAGGCCGTTTGTGTTTGCAACCGATCGCGAGACGACCGAGACCGCGAGAGCC from Methanoculleus receptaculi includes:
- a CDS encoding GDP-L-fucose synthase family protein, with the translated sequence MFWDGKNVLITGGAGFLGSSLVRTLEEHGLPRESMRIPRSRDLDLRRWENCVAAVDGIDVVIHLAAKVGGIGCNMANPGSLFYDNAVMGIQLMEAARQAGVGKFVAIGTICAYPKFTPVPFREENLWEGYPEETNAPYGLAKKMLLVQAQAYRQQYGFNAIYLLPVNLYGPGDNFDPASSHVIPALIKKFVEAVESGAKSVEVWGTGAASREFLYVDDAAEGIALAAERYDKPDPVNLGAGFEITIRDLATLIADITGFTGEIVWDTTKPDGQPRRCLDVSRAEREFGFRARTKFEDGLKETVEWYKRAGREGRT
- a CDS encoding CgeB family protein, whose translation is MKILVICSTLDLKYKLGCTPSWWQLMKALHEIGNEVVAVPYLGDPVDSPWWRTYPNPCSTESKLYNRFLDHKKRCGNLSSYNERPNPILNLLAEQHVRRRWEKHIIEILSGEKDIDAVFIMGVPINHIKGIPTRVREEFSIPVAYYDGDMPTILPRYATSRGFKFNYYVDADLSEFDAFFTNSKGVIPDLEEMGAKNVHPLYYAADPDLFNPVNVEKDIDISFFGYGSEFREEWMTKMIADPSMELPDVNFTVGGGGFGISLGNAKLIGDLSYSAFRKFCCRSKICLNITRWSHTNVYASATARPFELAAYGACIVSQPYNGIEEWFEVGKDIIVVESEDEAIETYQWLLASDEERQTFGENARERILREHTYHNRAELVTRELGNIKNLPAKPSINTADDVSIYRNRKQRACEPDGVKQ
- a CDS encoding glycosyltransferase family 2 protein, which produces MSAHLPPTPASFAAAPLPDPGSIRTLVAMPAHNEEAAIAKTVLGARRHADAVLVVDDGSTDETAAIAEALGAIVVRHETNRGYGGALQTIFSTARRLGVEELVIIDADGQHDPAEIPGLLAALREGRDVVIGSRFLDGNGKAVPAYRKVGMKVLDVATTLAGKGLSITDSQSGFRAYGPRAIEVIHPNGEGMSAGSEILVQASDNRLKIAEVPIRVRYDIEGTSSENPVSHGVSVLMSIVRVISLRRPLLFFGIPGGLFALLGIGAEIYTFSLYYRTGQFHYIIFTGGFAALILGLMLVTSGLILYSLVQIIEQGKKGAANPGGEGAGERGGSSQPAGRV
- a CDS encoding glycosyltransferase family 4 protein, with the translated sequence MLDEDIKEKSVFFGNSESVFTSLIEGIDYRLLQAIDEFINHERPDAIYMHNIHPLNYRIAKFAKAHDITFIQHIHEPFVENKSVYGGIYKYFLNIFEYLQGKLLNLTDVAVVSSNIAANLFKRRYPNYSGKLIKVPLMYEDLGKDNVPPESRRYITFIGPPIPAKGPEIFLKIVEYSNNHALPLQYLLISRYPLEDHFCDIPNLTLYHKDQISDPEMAKLLHQSLMTITPYKTARQSSVVLTSYMCGTPVLSSDIDGLRESIHHLKTGYLVDLHAPVESWVGGIEYICDNNEVLSKNCRTEFVTNYSEINWQQYLSQIM
- the gmd gene encoding GDP-mannose 4,6-dehydratase; translation: MMKKALITGITGQDGSYLAEFLLHKGYEVHGVIRRASTFNTSRIDHIYTDPHDPDARLFLHYGDLSDDEQISHIIYNIKPDEVYHLGAQSHVRVSFDTPEYTGNVTGLGTTRLLELIRRSENGTKFYQASSSEMFGATPPPQNETTPFYPRSPYACAKVYAYWMTRNYRDGYGIFAANGILFNHESPRRGETFVTRKITRGITRILAGKEKHLYMGNLDARRDWGFAPEYVECMWRILQQEEPEDFVIGTGESHSVREFLETAFSYAGLDWEDHVRIDPRYFRPTEVENLIADARKAREKLGWKPRVTFSDLTRIMVDADLRDAGLEPIGDGDEILARLYPERWWTID